The nucleotide sequence AGCAGGTGAGCCATGCCTACAGATGAACTCTGGGACAGGGTGTGTCTCTTAGACTGGTAGGCCCTGGCCATGATATCAACTCTCTCCtaacagacagacaagacagttTGTTGAGCATAGGACACGCACAATGACATTCTGCATAGAAAGAGCAGAAAGGGAGTAGCCTGCCGATTTAAGGGGGTCACTAAAGTTGAGACTATCAAGATACACCAGAGCACTCCACCTGCCTTGGCTCTCTCTGACCAGCCGAAAGACTGCACAGTGACGTCGAGCCGTTTGATCAGCATCCTCCGCCGGCACTCATACTCTGAGGACAGGACCGTGTTGATCTGCTCCAGCCGCTCCTGTGGAGACAAGGCCCATATTCAATGCACACTTGGCATCCCCTCATGCCTTAGCAGGAATTATACCCTTTGCCCCCACAAAAATGGGTGAAATTCTGAATGCAGTCTGCTTACCCACTGTTCACTGTCGAGAGATTTCTTCAGAACTGGCTTTCCAATGTGATCCTTTGGAAGCTCTTGAAGCACTGCGTTTATCTGGaaatatacagtgctttcagaaagtattcatactccttgacttattccacattttgttgttacagcctgattttaaaatggattaaatagatgtctcatccatctacacacaataccccataatgacaaagtgaaaacatctTTTTAGAAAACGTTGCACATTTATTCAAATACAGAAACAatttcataagtattcacacccaacTCAATATTTTGTACAAGCACCATTGGCAGCCATTACtgctttgagtctttctgggtaagtctctaagagctttccacacttggattatgcaacatttgccaattattattttcaaaattcttcaagcagtcaaattggttgttgataactgctagacaaccattttcaggtcttgccatataaACTGTAACTTGGACTCtcagtcttcttggtaagcaactccattgtaggtttggccttgtgttttatattactgtcctgctgaaaagtgaattcatCTCCAAGTGTCTGGTAGATAGCAGACTGAACAATGTTCTTCGCCTAGTTCCATTCCCtttattttttatcctaaaaaacttttacaagcatacccataacatgatgcagccaccactatgcttgaaaatatggagtggtactcagtaatgtgctaTATTTGACCCAAATATAACAGTATTTTGGActaaaagttaattgctttgtcaCATTTTATTTCAATACTACTTTAGTGGCTTGAtacaaacagaatgcatgttttggaatatttttattttgtacaagcttccttcttttcaccctGTCaactaggttagtattgtggtgtagctacaatgtttttgatccatcctcagttttctcctatcacagacatTCAATTCTCTCTGGGAGCTTCAGTGTTTCACAGATTGCCTGGAGATCGTTTCGGTCTTTGTGTTCTTTGTCCTTAGCAGGTCGTCTCTTTACTATCTGTGTAGCTTGTAGCTCAGAGCATAAAAACACTGCAGAATAAAGATAGGAGCCACAggcaaaaaaaacaaacatgcaAAACAAACATGCAAAATGAAAACTCAAGACCtaaaccacccgagccatggcctgttcaccctgctattatgcagaaggtgaggtcagtacaggtggatcaaagctgggactgagagactgaaaaacagcttctatctctgcCCTGAACTTCGTCACTCCACTAGCctgctaccacccggttactcaaccctgcactttAGAGGATGCTGCCCTACtgtatgtacatagacatggaatcactggtcactttaatcatgtttacatactgtactttagtcaatgccactgacattgttcatcctaatatttatatatttaattccattgttttacttttagatttgtctGCATTGTTAGATactgttggagctaagaacaagcatttcgctacacccacaacaacatctgctaaatatgtgtatgcgaccaataaaatttgatttatatGAGGAAAGGTGTAAGTCTGAACCATGGCAGAGCCGCAACATACCAAAAAGGGTAtcatgggcggcaggtagctggttagagcgtggggccagtaaccgaaaggttgctagatcgaatccccgagctgacaaggtaaaaatctgtcgttctgcccctgaacaaggcagttaacactgttcctcggccgtcattgtaaataagaatttgttcttaactgacttgcctagttaaataaaggttaaatagaaaaaagaaaaaaaaagaacatGATGGTACTCAGCCCAGTATTCTGGACAGATGGCCAATTCAATACTTACATACTAGCTTTAGATAATCTTTCTTATTCTGCAGCCCTTCCTGTATAATCCCGGAAACAAGGCCTTGATAAGGGCACTGCAACTCCTTCAGCATGCCACTCATCTCAAACTGAAGCCCACCAGTGTCACCTAAACACACGTTTCAGAATTAACATAGCAATGGCAATAGTATCCGATTTAATAAAACACTTTTCGATCAAATGGGACAGTGAGAGGTGATGTCTTTTGGCTCACCCGAACCTGACGAAATGCTCTCTTCCAGATCACATAACGGTTTCAGACGGGATGCTAACCACATGCATAGGGTGACA is from Salvelinus namaycush isolate Seneca chromosome 28, SaNama_1.0, whole genome shotgun sequence and encodes:
- the LOC120023243 gene encoding protein FAM98B-like, producing the protein MSGMLKELQCPYQGLVSGIIQEGLQNKKDYLKLINAVLQELPKDHIGKPVLKKSLDSEQWERLEQINTVLSSEYECRRRMLIKRLDVTVQSFGWSERAKERVDIMARAYQSKRHTLSQSSSVGMAHLLAAREDICNVVKTSSGSSRANTACAVNKILMGRVPDRGGRPSEIDAPLPEMPAWQKRQDGRGGWGGGGWGGGKSGGRGGGAGWGHVGKRGHNQY